The window TTCGTCAAATCCTTTCAACAATGCGCCGCCGCCGCTGAGCATAATGCCGCGGTCGAGAATATCCGCTGCAAGTTCGGGGGGCGTGCGCTCGAGTGTTCCTTTGATCGCATCCACCATTGCCTGCACGGGCTCCGCCAATGCTTCGCGAATTTCCACCGAGCTTGCTTCGGTGATTTTCGGGATGCCGTTCACAAGGTCGCGGCCTTTGACCCGAATGGTAATCTCTTCCCGCAGAGGCATTGCCGAACCGACCTCACATTTGATTGCCTCGGCGGTCCGCTCGCCGACAAGAATGTTGTGATTTTTCTTGAAGAATTGGACTATGGAGTTGTTCATCTCATCCCCGGCAACGCGGATGGATTCTTCGTTCACAATCCCCGAGAGGGCGATGACGGCAATCTCTGTTGTGCCGCCGCCAATATCGACGATCATGTTGCCGACGGGCGCTTCGACATCCAACCCGACTCCGATTGCCGCAGCCATCGGCTCGGCGATGAGGTGGACTTCCTTTG of the Bacteroidota bacterium genome contains:
- a CDS encoding rod shape-determining protein, with translation MGLLAFFSADLAIDLGTANTLIYQRGKGVVLNEPSIVAFDRNTKKIVAIGKEAQEMLGRTHRDIRTIRPMKDGVIADFEIAEGMLREFIKKINANWMPSRRIVICVPSGVTEVEKRAVRDSAEHAGAKEVHLIAEPMAAAIGVGLDVEAPVGNMIVDIGGGTTEIAVIALSGIVNEESIRVAGDEMNNSIVQFFKKNHNILVGERTAEAIKCEVGSAMPLREEITIRVKGRDLVNGIPKITEASSVEIREALAEPVQAMVDAIKGTLERTPPELAADILDRGIMLSGGGALLKGFDERLRLETSLPVHVSEDPLSAVVRGTGKVLDNLSHYSKVLIKSRRY